A stretch of Brachyhypopomus gauderio isolate BG-103 chromosome 3, BGAUD_0.2, whole genome shotgun sequence DNA encodes these proteins:
- the rbp4 gene encoding retinol-binding protein 4, producing MLGLFVALCFLATGWAQDCLVSNIPVKENFDKNRFQGTWYAVAKKDPVGLFLLDNVVADYKVEDDGKMTATAVGRVIIMNNWETCAHMFSTFDESADPAKSKLRYWGAAAYLQTGYDDHWIIDTDYDNYAIHYACREVDADGTCLDSYSFIFSRHPSGLRPEDQKIVTQKKQDLCLLGKYRRVSHNGFCKA from the exons ATGCTGGGACTCTTTGTAGCTCTTTGTTTCCTGGCAACAGGCTGGGCACAAGACTGCCTGGTTAGCAACATCCCTGTCAAAGAGAACTTTGACAAAAACAGA TTCCAAGGAACATGGTATGCTGTAGCCAAGAAAGACCCGGTAGGACTTTTTCTTCTAGACAATGTTGTTGCTGATTACAAAGTGGAGGACGATGGCAAAATGACGGCCACCGCCGTTGGCAGAGTGATAATTATGAA CAACTGGGAGACTTGTGCCCACATGTTCTCCACTTTCGACGAGTCAGCAGACCCAGCCAAGTCCAAGCTCCGATATTGGGGAGCTGCAGCATACCTTCAGACTGGAT ATGATGACCACTGGATCATTGACACCGACTACGACAACTACGCAATCCACTATGCCTGCAGGGAGGTGGACGCTGATGGAACCTGCCTTGATAGTTACTCCTTCATCTTTTCTCGTCACCCTTCTGGCTTAAGGCCTGAAGACCAGAAGATTGTGACCCAGAAGAAACAGGATTTATGCCTCCTGGGCAAATACAGGAGGGTCTCACACAATG GTTTCTGCAAGGCCTGA
- the cep55l gene encoding centrosomal protein of 55 kDa, protein MAAKGAKESIVNKLGFKSSVSKAVEAELEKVRKENAQLKKNLDEMSKRKLRPTCPDSDKSKLLERIVSLEMLREKNSTQLLAKDQEITSLRQQLAAKSGQVVVSLQNQLDQTRKEAEQREKLFQALSHETEDLKNKLAAAAERCQTLEKRVTDVQVPPGEVAVIQEHLRDALEKNQQWLIYDQQREAYVQGILARITELEQQLKQAKQALHQPHKDDSLEGPGSPAAQTNQDELLQVVRQQLNEERAQGASVRAELNELRAKYEEQTQEMKHTQEERRNSRQALVEERKLAAERAARLQADLEVADVRLEEERKRMAEMMMQVNLLQKSLLNQHEEQKKIAVLEQQIQLSARDFENEKLDRQSLQHQLHKVLKELRKARDQITRLESSKQHRETRFSEPSSYNKLDLERLTIHDHILNPTSPTKSHSTLDESILECPNCQASYPTSQHRELLAHLDYCFN, encoded by the exons ATGGCTGCTAAAGGAGCCAAAGAATCTATTGTAAATAAACTAGGATTTAAAAGCAGCGTTTCAAAGGCTGTGGAAGCTGAACTAGAGAAAGTAAGAAAGGAAAATGCCCAGCTGAAGAAAAATTTGGATGAAATGTCAAAACGAAAACTTAGACCCACGTGTCCTGACTCTGATAAATCCAAGCTTCTGGAG AGGATTGTATCACTGGAGATGCTGAGAGAGAAGAATTCGACGCAGTTGCTGGCAAAGGACCAGGAAATCACCTCTCTGAGGCAGCAACTGGCTGCCAAAAGCGGACAAGTAGTGGTTTCCCTGCAGAACCAGCTGGATCAGACCAGAAAAGaggcagagcagagagagaaactATTTCAGGCCCTCTCACATGAGACGGAGGACCTGAAAAACAAGTTGGCAGCTGCTGCTGAGAGGTGCCAAACGCTTGAGAAGCGCGTTACTGATGTACAG GTACCACCAGGAGAGGTTGCAGTGATCCAGGAGCATCTGCGAGAC GCCCTGGAGAAAAATCAGCAGTGGCTGATTTATGACCAGCAGAGAGAGGCCTACGTTCAGGGCATCTTGGCCAGGATCACAGAACTTGAGCAGCAGCTAAAACAAGCCAAGCAAGCACTCCACCAGCCTCACAAAGATGACAGTTTGGAAG GTCCAGGGTCCCCCGCTGCCCAGACAAACCAGGATGAGCTGCTTCAAGTGGTCCGACAGCAGCTGAACGAGGAGCGGGCACAGGGTGCCAGCGTACGAGCCGAACTGAACGAGCTAAGGGCCAAGTATGAAGAACAGACCCAGGAGATGAAGCACACCCAGGAGGAGCGGCGGAACAGCCGGCAGGCCTTGGTAGAGGAGAGGAAGCTGGCCGCTGAGCGTGCAGCTCGGTTGCAGGCTGACCTGGAGGTGGCTGATGTCcggctggaggaggagaggaagaggatggctGAGATGATGATGCAG GTGAACCTACTTCAGAAATCCCTATTGAACCAGCATGAGGAGCAAAAAAAGATTGCTGTTTTGGAACAACAG ATCCAGTTGTCAGCTAGAGATTTTGAGAATGAAAAACTAGACCGTCAGAGTCTACAGCACCAGCTCCATAAAGTGCTGAAGGAGCTTCGTAAGGCGAGAGACCAAATTACACGGCTAGAGTCCTCA AAACAGCACCGCGAAACCAGATTCTCTGAGCCCAGTTCATACAACAAACTGGACTTGGAGAGACTGACCATTCACGACCACATCCTGAACCCTACATCTCCAACGAAGAGTCACAGCACACTGGACGAGAGCATCCTGGAGTGTCCCAACTGCCAGGCATCATATCCCACGAGTCAGCACAGAGAGCTCCTTGCACATCTCGACTACTGTTTCAACTAA
- the prrt2 gene encoding trafficking regulator of GLUT4 1 gives MDHHKALSDSLLGAQDEEPIASQPEAAEDFAHVTDSFPCLRPLSLPQQAQEGAHHPGEVIVDIREKTENGQGLCSSRTEAKLSPSSLITAPRRHHSVPCARPPPLGRTRMAGRSNSIAYTAFSPRPSLSRHSSLATNPPMDRSKPKDYLVLAIIACFCPVWPVNIVGFVYSVMSRNSLEQGNIDGARRLGRVAKLLSTVSVVGGVIIIVACVVNLSINVKS, from the exons ATGGACCACCATAAGGCACTGTCGGACTCACTGCTTGGTGCCCAGGATGAGGAGCCAATTGCCTCTCAACCAGAGGCAGCTGAGGATTTTGCCCATGTGACTGACTCCTTCCCTTGCCTGCGCCCTCTCTCTTTGCCCCAGCAAGCCCAGGAAGGGGCACACCATCCTGGAGAAGTTATTGTTGACATCAGAGAGAAGACTGAGAATG GTCAGGGGCTCTGTTCTTCTCGAACAGAAGCTAAATTGTCACCATCTAGTCTTATAACTGCACCCCGCCGCCATCACTCCGTACCATGTGCACGTCCCCCTCCACTTGGTCGTACACGAATGGCGGGCAGGTCCAACTCCATAGCCTATACGGCATTCTCACCCCGTCCCTCACTCTCCCGCCATTCCAGCCTGGCCACCAACCCACCCATGGACCGCTCCAAACCCAAGGACTACCTTGTCCTGGCCATCATTGCGTGCTTCTGCCCTGTTTGGCCAGTCAACATTGTGGGCTTTGTTTACTCTGTCATG TCCCGAAACAGCCTAGAACAAGGGAACATCGATGGAGCCAGGCGGCTGGGTCGGGTTGCCAAGCTACTTTCCACTGTGTCAGTCGTGGGTGGGGTCATCATCATAGTGGCCTGTGTGGTGAATCTATCAA TTAATGTGAAATCCTGA